The following coding sequences lie in one Ostrinia nubilalis chromosome 2, ilOstNubi1.1, whole genome shotgun sequence genomic window:
- the LOC135079087 gene encoding delta-1-pyrroline-5-carboxylate dehydrogenase, mitochondrial, producing MLSVCTKTLRGARSLERAASSIVELPKFQDFGVQNEPILGYREGSQERRELAEELKRTAAVTEDVPIVIGDQLIKEGDVRYQVMPHDHSRKLAKFYYASEKTIQKAIAVSVEAQARWDRTSLEERVRVWQRAAELMAGEHRQRLNAATMLGQSKSVIQAEIDSAAELIDFFRFNVFFLKENAKYQPISEDPSVTRNSLRFRGIDGFIAAISPFNFTAIGGNLAYTPALMGNGVVWKPSDTALLSNWRIFNIMREAGLPAGVVNFVPADGPTFGRTITTSPHLAGVNFTGSVPTFNWIWNAVGKNLDKYRNYPRLIGECGGKNYHFIHPSADVQSVVTSTIRSAFEYCGQKCSACSRMYVPKSLYEPIKQGLLAERAKLKIGNPTDFSVFAGAVIDDKAFARISGYIKNAKNNPKNKILGGGECDDSKGYFVQPTIIETSDPHDKLMTEEIFGPVLTIYVYEDRDLLKALSLVGSSTKFALTGAVFSQDKQFLETALEELKMTAGNFYLNDKSTGSVVGQQPFGGGRMSGTNDKAGGPNYVMRWTSPQSIKETFVPLRDIDYPYMRD from the coding sequence ATGTTGTCCGTATGTACGAAGACCCTCCGCGGGGCGCGCTCGCTGGAACGGGCCGCGTCGAGCATCGTGGAGCTGCCGAAGTTCCAGGACTTCGGCGTCCAGAACGAGCCCATCCTCGGCTACCGCGAAGGCAGCCAGGAGCGCCGCGAGCTGGCCGAGGAGCTCAAGCGCACCGCCGCCGTCACCGAGGACGTGCCCATCGTCATCGGCGACCAGCTCATCAAGGAGGGCGACGTGCGCTACCAGGTCATGCCGCACGACCACTCGCGCAAGCTGGCCAAGTTCTACTACGCCAGCGAGAAGACCATCCAGAAGGCGATCGCAGTGTCCGTGGAGGCGCAGGCGCGCTGGGACCGCACGTCGCTGGAGGAGCGCGTGCGCGTGTGGCAGCGCGCCGCCGAGCTCATGGCGGGCGAGCACCGCCAGCGCCTCAACGCCGCCACCATGCTCGGCCAGTCCAAGTCCGTCATTCAGGCAGAAATCGACTCCGCCGCCGAACTCATCGATTTCTTCAGATTCAATGTCTTCTTTTTGAAGGAAAACGCCAAGTACCAACCTATTTCAGAAGACCCATCAGTCACGAGAAACTCGCTGAGATTCCGTGGAATAGATGGCTTCATTGCAGCTATAAGTCCTTTCAACTTTACGGCCATAGGAGGCAACTTAGCTTATACTCCTGCGCTGATGGGAAATGGTGTTGTGTGGAAACCATCTGACACTGCTCTTCTTTCAAACTGGCGCATTTTCAACATCATGCGAGAAGCTGGTCTGCCGGCCGGCGTGGTCAACTTCGTCCCTGCCGATGGTCCGACGTTCGGCCGCACTATAACAACCTCCCCTCACTTGGCAGGTGTTAACTTCACTGGTTCAGTTCCAACATTCAATTGGATTTGGAATGCTGTGGGTAAGAACCTTGACAAGTACCGCAACTACCCAAGGCTGATAGGAGAATGTGGAGGTAAAAATTACCATTTCATTCATCCTTCTGCTGATGTACAATCTGTTGTAACGTCAACAATTCGCTCAGCCTTTGAATATTGTGGTCAAAAATGCTCAGCCTGCTCAAGAATGTATGTTCCTAAATCACTGTACGAACCAATCAAACAAGGCTTGCTGGCAGAGAGGGCTAAACTGAAAATTGGTAATCCTACTGATTTTAGTGTTTTTGCTGGTGCGGTGATTGACGATAAAGCTTTTGCAAGAATCTCTGGTTACATTAAAAATGCCAAAAATAATCCTAAGAATAAGATCTTAGGAGGAGGTGAATGTGATGACAGCAAGGGCTACTTTGTACAGCCGACAATAATTGAAACATCAGACCCTCATGACAAGCTGATGACAGAGGAGATTTTCGGACCGGTGCTCACTATCTATGTCTATGAAGACCGAGATCTCTTAAAGGCACTCTCCCTGGTTGGTTCATCAACCAAATTTGCATTAACTGGTGCAGTTTTCTCTCAGGATAAGCAGTTCCTTGAGACAGCTTTAGAGGAACTTAAGATGACAGCGGGTAACTTTTACCTAAATGATAAGTCCACTGGGTCAGTGGTGGGGCAGCAGCCCTTCGGCGGAGGCCGCATGTCGGGCACCAACGACAAGGCTGGCGGCCCCAACTACGTCATGCGGTGGACCTCGCCCCAGTCCATCAAAGAAACATTTGTACCGCTGAGGGACATTGACTACCCATACATGAGAGATTAA
- the LOC135079149 gene encoding protein OPI10 homolog yields the protein MSNVFGLLVSGRLVQTDFTQISETQFLVTIPEADAINHAAVFLTGVSPLPLGTAGMVYWSWPDPSAPPNWQLLGHISNSKPSAIFKIGSLKKLHELSEENKFSSTFGAQKICHNAQIGISIEPEDNIQLLASSIAIQTNSNITFAQKMLESLVNYVASFSVTQDQMTPTPGVSYIPLNTLHTWYQNFERRLQQNPNFWKD from the exons ATGTCGAACGTATTCGGTTTGCTAGTGTCTGGGAGACTG GTGCAGACGGACTTCACGCAGATATCGGAGACGCAGTTCCTGGTGACGATCCCGGAGGCGGACGCGATCAACCACGCGGCCGTGTTCCTGACGGGCGTGTCGCCGCTGCCGCTGGGCACGGCGGGCATGGTGTACTGGAGCTGGCCCGACCCCTCGGCGCCGCCCAACTGGCAGCTCCTCGGGCACATATCCAACTCGAAGCCCTCTGCTATATTTAAGATAGGAAGCCTGAAAAAGTTACATGAACTCTCAG AGGAAAACAAATTCAGCAGTACATTTGGAGCACAGAAGATTTGTCATAATGCCCAGATTGGCATCTCCATAGAACCAGAAGACAATATACAATTATTAGCTTCTTCAATT GCAATTCAAACAAACTCTAATATAACATTTGCACAAAAAATGTTAGAGAGCTTAGTAAACTACGTAGCCTCGTTCTCCGTGACACAAGACCAGATGACCCCGACCCCCGGCGTGTCGTACATCCCCCTCAACACGCTGCACACGTGGTACCAGAACTTTGAGCGACGGCTGCAGCAGAATCCCAACTTCTGGAAAGACTAA